In Leucobacter sp. CX169, a single genomic region encodes these proteins:
- a CDS encoding DUF3027 domain-containing protein codes for MHSPEETDETATAEVSPEETAIETVAVEGAPAEALAAAETEAAPIEAEVAPEEPIDPDPVLLAAVDQARAALAEITDAANIGEPAGHEVNGIHVLTLFFENTMPGYPGWRWAAAVARVDEESAVNVLEVELLPGPGALTAPAWLPWSERLAQYREAQELHAAENAESGVTDFAEGDGDAYADDDPDSDILLNDFSDFDDEIDGVDVDGEDDDEDDEGEAEGDLDDSDDDDEDRLDPDEDDEEEE; via the coding sequence ATGCATAGCCCGGAAGAGACAGACGAGACGGCAACGGCCGAGGTCTCTCCCGAGGAGACGGCGATCGAGACGGTTGCCGTTGAGGGTGCTCCTGCAGAGGCGTTGGCGGCGGCAGAGACAGAGGCTGCCCCCATCGAGGCTGAGGTAGCTCCAGAAGAGCCGATTGACCCGGATCCGGTGCTGCTCGCCGCGGTCGATCAGGCGCGCGCCGCGCTTGCCGAGATTACCGACGCGGCAAACATTGGCGAGCCTGCGGGGCACGAGGTCAACGGAATTCACGTGTTGACCCTGTTCTTCGAGAACACCATGCCGGGCTACCCGGGGTGGCGTTGGGCGGCCGCTGTGGCGCGCGTCGACGAGGAATCCGCGGTGAACGTACTCGAGGTCGAGCTTTTGCCCGGTCCCGGCGCGCTCACGGCCCCGGCCTGGCTGCCGTGGTCTGAGCGGTTGGCGCAGTACCGCGAGGCCCAGGAACTACATGCGGCAGAGAACGCCGAGTCAGGCGTGACCGACTTTGCTGAGGGTGACGGGGACGCGTACGCCGATGACGACCCGGACAGCGACATCTTGCTGAACGACTTCAGCGACTTTGACGACGAGATCGACGGGGTCGACGTTGACGGCGAGGACGACGACGAGGACGACGAGGGTGAAGCCGAGGGTGACCTCGACGATTCCGACGACGACGATGAGGATCGCCTCGATCCTGACGAGGACGACGAAGAAGAAGAGTAA
- a CDS encoding cold-shock protein, whose product MPTGKVKFYDDEKGFGFIAGDDGQQVYLHGSVVPEGVTVRPGMKLEYGIADGRRGPAALSVRVVDAPPRLARIRRKPADDMAVIVEDLVKLLDAVGGRLQSGQYPDGAQARTIATMLRRVADDFDA is encoded by the coding sequence ATGCCAACTGGCAAGGTCAAGTTCTACGACGATGAGAAGGGCTTCGGCTTCATCGCTGGCGACGACGGACAGCAGGTGTACTTGCACGGATCCGTGGTGCCCGAGGGCGTTACCGTGCGCCCGGGCATGAAGCTTGAGTACGGCATCGCCGATGGCCGTCGCGGCCCGGCAGCCCTCTCGGTGCGGGTTGTTGACGCGCCGCCGCGGCTCGCGCGCATTCGGCGGAAGCCTGCCGACGACATGGCCGTGATCGTTGAGGATCTCGTGAAGCTGCTCGACGCGGTGGGGGGCCGGCTGCAGAGCGGGCAGTACCCGGACGGCGCGCAGGCGCGCACGATCGCGACCATGCTGCGCCGAGTTGCGGACGACTTCGATGCATAG
- a CDS encoding helicase-associated domain-containing protein: MSGTLALAGAIASLDRAALTRLVGTRPPSGPTAIQDPIGLATALLRPDSLSRALAAADRGTLADIARLGRGESLAADAAESLRSLGLAGLLGGVTVPLPEVTTALERALTAATIDVADLDHAALPSPTVSVEPSAPGRADHWVEPAFTLTQRAAAILRALTGTPGHVRRRGVVAAITVKALAAAAHTEPSSVIRILPMLSLAGLTTVPERAGNSDSDGSRPLVVTPRAADWLRLPHPERWLELATALLAGMPLAVRGLLTEPGASLDSATGSGLRDRFPLATDEVREAAAEYCASADEAGFAPWGQLSEPAAALLAGDWDRAHEIVSSAFPAPVNGVYVQPDLSVVAPGPLRPDDEQRLIELADLEQLGIAAVFRLSSSSLTRALDRGWTGEEAREFLEHLSLTGIPQPLAYLLDEVEARHGSIIVAAHNGDGARSRITAERPELLDAMLVDRSLQHLRLTRLERAAKPIALSRLSPEHVAAALADARYPVTVPGSHQGPPADRCAAQAAPRMAPFAPSEIPDHAPLSPALEAMVSRVSAAAESQPEAGDFVRILELAIRDRTVMDLVVHASGRDWPLRMLPHAVANGRVRGIDPGADVERTLPLASLVSVAPVQDADGAL; this comes from the coding sequence GTGAGCGGCACACTCGCGCTCGCCGGAGCAATCGCCAGCCTGGATCGGGCGGCGTTGACCCGCTTGGTGGGCACTCGCCCGCCGTCCGGCCCGACAGCGATTCAGGATCCGATCGGACTTGCCACAGCGCTGCTGCGACCGGACTCGTTGAGCCGCGCCCTCGCCGCCGCAGACCGGGGCACCCTCGCCGACATTGCGCGCCTCGGCCGTGGCGAATCTCTCGCGGCCGACGCCGCTGAGTCACTTCGCTCGCTCGGCCTCGCCGGGCTTTTGGGCGGGGTCACCGTGCCGCTGCCCGAGGTCACCACCGCGCTCGAACGGGCACTCACCGCTGCGACGATCGACGTGGCGGACCTTGATCATGCCGCGCTCCCGTCTCCCACCGTCTCGGTCGAGCCGTCCGCCCCGGGCCGCGCCGACCACTGGGTCGAGCCCGCGTTTACGCTCACCCAGCGGGCGGCGGCGATCCTGCGGGCCCTCACCGGCACCCCGGGTCACGTCCGCCGACGAGGCGTTGTCGCCGCGATTACGGTGAAGGCGCTCGCTGCGGCCGCGCACACCGAGCCCTCATCAGTGATCCGGATCCTGCCGATGCTCTCGCTCGCCGGCCTCACGACCGTTCCCGAGCGGGCAGGGAACAGCGACAGCGACGGTTCTCGTCCGCTCGTCGTGACCCCGCGCGCTGCCGATTGGCTCCGGCTGCCGCACCCCGAGCGCTGGCTCGAGCTTGCGACCGCACTGCTCGCCGGCATGCCGCTCGCGGTTCGTGGCCTGCTCACCGAGCCGGGAGCTTCGCTCGACTCCGCGACCGGCTCCGGGCTCCGCGACCGGTTCCCCCTCGCTACTGACGAGGTGCGCGAAGCCGCAGCCGAGTACTGCGCCTCCGCCGATGAGGCGGGCTTCGCGCCCTGGGGCCAACTGAGCGAGCCCGCCGCCGCGCTGCTCGCCGGCGACTGGGACCGCGCGCACGAGATCGTCAGCTCCGCCTTTCCCGCCCCGGTAAATGGCGTCTACGTGCAGCCCGATCTCAGTGTCGTCGCCCCCGGCCCGCTTCGCCCCGACGACGAGCAACGACTGATCGAGCTCGCCGACCTCGAACAGCTCGGCATCGCCGCCGTCTTTCGACTGTCGTCCAGCTCGCTCACCCGCGCGCTCGATCGCGGCTGGACCGGCGAGGAAGCCCGCGAGTTCCTTGAGCACCTCTCGCTGACCGGGATCCCCCAGCCCCTGGCGTATCTGCTCGACGAGGTCGAGGCACGCCACGGCAGCATCATCGTCGCCGCACACAACGGCGACGGCGCGCGCAGCCGCATCACTGCCGAGCGACCCGAGCTGCTCGACGCGATGCTGGTAGACCGATCGCTCCAGCACCTGCGGCTAACCCGGCTGGAACGTGCCGCGAAGCCGATTGCGCTCTCGCGGCTCTCGCCGGAACACGTCGCCGCCGCCCTGGCCGACGCCCGGTACCCCGTGACCGTCCCGGGCTCGCACCAGGGACCGCCGGCCGATCGCTGCGCCGCCCAGGCTGCGCCCAGAATGGCGCCGTTCGCGCCCTCGGAGATTCCCGACCACGCACCGCTGAGCCCCGCGCTCGAGGCGATGGTGTCCCGGGTGAGCGCCGCGGCGGAGAGCCAGCCCGAGGCCGGTGATTTCGTGCGCATCCTGGAGCTCGCCATTCGCGATCGCACCGTCATGGACCTCGTGGTGCACGCGAGCGGCCGAGACTGGCCGCTGCGCATGCTGCCGCACGCGGTCGCCAACGGGCGAGTCCGCGGCATCGACCCGGGCGCTGACGTCGAGCGCACCCTCCCCCTCGCCTCGCTTGTCTCCGTCGCGCCGGTGCAGGACGCGGACGGCGCTCTCTAG
- a CDS encoding DNA repair helicase XPB, translated as MTLGPLIVQSDRTVLLEVAHPDAEDARHDLAVFAELERAPEHIHTYRITRLGLWNARAAGHTATEILETLDKYAKFPVPSAVSVDINETMHRYGRLTIERDAEGQLILRSDEPPILREVTSAKAIAPLLGNRIDDHTYPVEAWARGQLKQELVKRGWPAEDLAGYTPGTPHPMALQEDGWVLRDYQRRAVTSFETGGSGVVVLPCGAGKTIVGAATMASVQANTLILVTNAVSARQWRDELLKRTTLTEDDIGEYSGQRKEVKPVTIATYQILTSKRKGEYAHLSLLDVLDWGLIVYDEVHLLPAPVFKLTAELQARRRLGLTATLVREDGRESDVFSLIGPKRYDAAWKDIEAQGFIAPAACFEVRVVLPEFERLEYAAAEDADRYRIASSAPAKQTIARRIIDKHPDEQVLVIGQYIDQLEAMSEALGSPLITGQTPVDERERLFNAFRAGEERILVVSKVANFSVDLPDASVAIQISGSYGSRQEEAQRLGRLLRPKANGATASFYTLVTRDTVDQDFAQNRQRFLAEQGYSYTIVNADDL; from the coding sequence ATGACACTCGGCCCGCTCATCGTTCAAAGCGACCGCACCGTCCTCCTCGAGGTGGCGCACCCCGATGCAGAGGACGCGCGGCACGATCTCGCGGTATTTGCCGAGCTCGAGCGGGCTCCCGAACACATCCACACCTACCGGATCACGCGGCTCGGACTCTGGAACGCGCGCGCCGCCGGGCACACCGCCACCGAGATCCTCGAGACGCTCGACAAGTACGCAAAGTTTCCCGTACCGAGCGCCGTCTCGGTGGACATCAACGAGACCATGCACCGCTACGGCCGCCTCACGATCGAGCGGGACGCGGAGGGCCAGCTGATCCTGCGCTCGGACGAGCCGCCCATTCTGCGCGAGGTCACGAGCGCGAAGGCCATCGCCCCGCTGCTCGGCAACCGCATCGACGACCACACCTACCCGGTCGAGGCGTGGGCGCGCGGCCAGCTCAAGCAGGAGCTCGTGAAGCGCGGCTGGCCCGCCGAGGACCTCGCCGGCTACACCCCCGGCACGCCACACCCGATGGCCCTGCAGGAGGACGGCTGGGTGCTGCGCGACTACCAGCGCCGCGCCGTGACCAGCTTCGAGACCGGCGGCTCGGGGGTCGTCGTGCTGCCCTGTGGCGCCGGCAAAACGATCGTGGGCGCCGCCACCATGGCGTCGGTGCAGGCGAACACCCTGATCCTGGTCACCAACGCGGTGTCGGCCCGCCAGTGGCGCGATGAACTCCTCAAGCGCACGACGCTCACCGAGGACGACATCGGCGAGTACTCGGGGCAGCGCAAAGAGGTCAAGCCGGTCACCATCGCGACCTACCAAATCCTCACCAGCAAGCGGAAGGGCGAGTACGCGCACCTGTCGCTGCTCGACGTGCTCGACTGGGGCCTCATCGTGTACGACGAGGTCCACCTGCTCCCCGCACCCGTGTTCAAGCTCACCGCCGAGCTGCAGGCGCGTCGGCGCCTGGGCCTCACGGCGACGCTCGTGCGCGAGGACGGCCGCGAGAGCGATGTCTTCTCGCTGATCGGCCCGAAGCGCTACGACGCCGCCTGGAAGGACATCGAGGCCCAGGGATTCATCGCGCCCGCCGCCTGCTTCGAGGTCCGCGTCGTGCTGCCCGAGTTCGAGCGTCTCGAGTACGCGGCCGCAGAAGACGCGGACCGCTACCGGATCGCATCGAGCGCCCCCGCGAAGCAGACCATCGCACGCCGGATCATCGACAAACACCCGGACGAGCAAGTGCTGGTGATCGGCCAGTACATCGACCAGCTCGAGGCGATGAGTGAGGCGCTCGGCAGCCCGCTCATCACCGGCCAGACCCCGGTCGACGAGCGCGAGCGGCTGTTCAACGCGTTCCGCGCCGGCGAAGAGCGGATCCTGGTCGTCTCGAAGGTCGCCAACTTCTCGGTGGACCTGCCCGATGCCTCGGTCGCGATTCAAATCTCGGGCTCGTACGGCTCGCGGCAGGAGGAGGCACAGCGCCTCGGCCGGCTGCTGCGCCCGAAGGCGAACGGGGCCACCGCCTCCTTCTACACGCTCGTCACGCGCGACACCGTCGACCAGGATTTCGCACAGAATCGCCAGCGGTTCCTGGCCGAGCAGGGTTATTCGTACACGATCGTGAACGCCGACGACCTGTAG
- a CDS encoding response regulator transcription factor, with protein MTGNKGPRILIVDDEPSIRELLTTSLRFAGFGVRSVSNGAQTISAVLEEEPDLIILDVMLPDMNGFSVTKRLRSAGYTAPILFLTAKDDTEDKVMGLTVGGDDYVTKPFSLDEIIARIKAILRRTIQEDEDAVITAGPLTMDQDTHEVNMNGTPIELSPTEFKLLRYLMLNPNRVLSKAQILDHVWEYDFNGDAGIVESYISYLRRKLDQHSDDSLIQTKRGFGYMLKIDQK; from the coding sequence ATGACCGGTAACAAGGGACCACGTATTCTGATCGTCGACGACGAGCCCAGCATTCGGGAGCTCCTCACGACGAGCTTGCGCTTCGCCGGGTTCGGTGTGCGCTCCGTGTCAAACGGCGCGCAAACCATCTCGGCCGTGCTCGAGGAAGAACCAGACCTCATCATCCTCGATGTCATGCTGCCCGACATGAACGGGTTTAGTGTCACCAAGCGCCTGCGCTCGGCTGGCTACACCGCCCCCATCCTCTTCCTCACGGCGAAGGACGACACCGAGGACAAGGTGATGGGCCTCACCGTCGGCGGCGACGACTATGTCACCAAGCCGTTCTCGCTCGACGAGATCATCGCCCGCATTAAGGCCATCCTGCGCCGCACCATCCAGGAGGACGAGGACGCCGTCATCACGGCGGGCCCGCTCACCATGGACCAGGACACGCACGAGGTCAACATGAACGGGACGCCGATCGAGCTCTCCCCGACCGAATTCAAGCTGCTGCGCTACCTCATGCTGAACCCCAACCGGGTGCTCTCGAAGGCGCAGATCCTCGATCACGTGTGGGAGTACGACTTCAACGGCGACGCTGGCATCGTAGAGTCGTACATCTCGTACCTGCGCCGCAAGCTCGATCAGCACTCGGACGACTCGCTGATCCAGACGAAGCGCGGCTTCGGCTACATGCTGAAGATCGACCAGAAGTAA